The Rubrobacter aplysinae DNA segment GCTCGTGCCCGCCGGGACGCTGCTCGGTCCGCTACGCGGAGCGGCGGAGCGGGGCTTCCGCGTTCTGGGCGGCTTCGATGGGCTGGTCGCCCGGCCCGCGCTCGCGCTGGCGCTGACGGCGGACGCCGTGGATCGCGGTCTGCACGCCGGGGTGCTTGGCGCAGGGAGGCTGTCCCTGAGCGTGGCCAATGTTGCCCGCGCTACGGACGAGCACGGGATAGACCGCCTTATCGCCGGGCTCGTACGGGGGATGCGGCGCCTGGGGCGGAGGGCCCGCCGTATGCAGACCGGGCTCGTGCACCGGGAGCTCATGCTGGCGGCTTTTGGGGTGGCGGTGATCCTGATCTCCTTGAGCCTCTTCGCCCTGCTGCAGCCCGGATCCAACCCGTTACCCTAGAGAGGAGAGAATGTTCCCGCTAGTCTCACTGACACTTTTCTTACCGCTGCTCGGCGCGGCGCTGCTGGTCTCGCTGCCCGCGGTAGCGGCTACGCCGCGCGTGGCACATACGGTGGGTATCGCGGTCTCCGGGCTGACGCTGCTCGGGGCGGTCGGGATGTGGGTGAGGGGCGTCTCCGGGGCGGGGTTCTCGCAGGTGGAGGAGCTGGCCTGGATCCCGTCCGCCGGCGTGGCGTACCGCGTCGGCGTGGACGGCGTGAGCCTGCCGCTGGTCCTGATGACGGCGGTGCTGTTCCTGGTCTCGCTCGTGTTCTCGGTGAAGATCACCGAGCGGGCACGCTCCTACGTGGCGCTGTTTCTGTTGCTGGAGACGGCGTGTCTCGGGGTGTTCGTGTCGCTGGATGCGATACTTTTCTACGTCTTCTTCGAGGTGACGCTGGTCGGGATGTACTTCATCATCGCCGGCTGGGGCGAGGATGACCGCCAGCGGGCGGCGCTGACCTTCTTCATCTACACGCTGCTCGGCAGCCTGCCGCTTCTACTCGCCATCCTGGCGCTGTACCTGGGCAGCGACCCGCGCACCTTCGACATGCGGGAGCTCATAGCCTCGCCGCCGCTGGCCGGGCTCACGGCGACGCTGGCTCTCGTCGCCATGCTCGTCACCTTCTTCGTGAAGATCCCCGTCTTCCCGGTCCACACCTGGCTGCCGGCGGCACACGTGGAGGCGCCGACCGCGGGGAGCGTGATCCTGGCCGGCGTGATGCTGAAGCTCGGGACCTACGGCCTAGTCCGCTTCGCCCTGCAGATGACGCCCGACGCCTTCCGCGCCGCCGCTCCGTTCGTCGCGGCCTTCGGCGTCTTCGCCGCCCTGTACGGGGCGTTCGTCGCGCTGGCCCAGGCCGACCTCAAGCGGCTGGTCGCCTACACCAGCATCAACCACATGGGCTACGTGGTGCTCGGGGTGGCGGTGGCCGCCGCGGGGGCCGGGGCGGGGCCGCGCACGCTGGCGCTGGATGGAGCGGTGTTGCAGATGGTCAGCCACGGGCTAGTAACCGGCGCGCTGTTCCTGCTGGTCGGGATGGTGCAGGCCCGCACCCACACCCGAGATATTGGCCGCCTTGGCGGGCTGCTCGGACCGGTGCCTGTTCTCGGCTGGCTATTCGTGCTGGCGGCCTTCGCCTCGCTCGGGCTGCCGGGGCTGGCTCACTTCCCGGCGGAGTTCCAGATCTTTCTCGGCACGCTGAGCGTCTACCCGATAGCCGTGATCGCGGTGGCCGGCATAGCCATCACCGCCGGGCTGTACCTGCGCGCGCTCCGGCTTGCCTTTCTCGGCGAGACCCCTAATGACTCCGACGAGTGGCGGGGGATGAAGGATCTGGCCTCCTACGAGCTGCTGGCCGTGGTGCCGCTGCTGGCGCTCGTCGTGCTCGTCGGGGTGGCACCCTTCCTCGTGCTCGACGTGATACACGCCGCCACGGGGGCG contains these protein-coding regions:
- a CDS encoding complex I subunit 4 family protein, translating into MFPLVSLTLFLPLLGAALLVSLPAVAATPRVAHTVGIAVSGLTLLGAVGMWVRGVSGAGFSQVEELAWIPSAGVAYRVGVDGVSLPLVLMTAVLFLVSLVFSVKITERARSYVALFLLLETACLGVFVSLDAILFYVFFEVTLVGMYFIIAGWGEDDRQRAALTFFIYTLLGSLPLLLAILALYLGSDPRTFDMRELIASPPLAGLTATLALVAMLVTFFVKIPVFPVHTWLPAAHVEAPTAGSVILAGVMLKLGTYGLVRFALQMTPDAFRAAAPFVAAFGVFAALYGAFVALAQADLKRLVAYTSINHMGYVVLGVAVAAAGAGAGPRTLALDGAVLQMVSHGLVTGALFLLVGMVQARTHTRDIGRLGGLLGPVPVLGWLFVLAAFASLGLPGLAHFPAEFQIFLGTLSVYPIAVIAVAGIAITAGLYLRALRLAFLGETPNDSDEWRGMKDLASYELLAVVPLLALVVLVGVAPFLVLDVIHAATGAILP